In a genomic window of Nocardia fluminea:
- a CDS encoding acyl-CoA dehydrogenase middle domain-containing protein, translating to MNSSVFDFLLTTTPADVVSVDFAADWARHRTRTAGFASSLDRAAIAGFDGAGTGPAFLGGYQEALHALVPALDPAELSSMCATEGAGARPSTMTTTVAADGTVSGTKFFATLGAFADRFLVIARSGSQPDGRALLRAVLVPAGASAAVTPLPTLPFAPEIPHAEVTFDAAPGELLPGDGYADYLKPFRTVEDLHVVAAVLGQLVRVARLAQWPAEPVEQLLALFAAVRGVGAEDPGSPGVHIALGGIFDRLTALRTELEPLWAPVDPEIRKRWERDAPLLGVAGKVRAARLATAWRASAVSRSW from the coding sequence GTGAATTCCTCGGTATTCGATTTTCTTCTCACGACCACCCCCGCCGACGTAGTTTCGGTTGATTTCGCGGCGGACTGGGCGCGACACCGCACCAGGACAGCTGGGTTCGCGAGTTCGCTCGACCGGGCCGCGATCGCCGGATTCGACGGCGCGGGAACAGGTCCCGCCTTCCTCGGTGGCTACCAGGAAGCGCTGCACGCGCTGGTTCCCGCACTCGATCCCGCCGAACTCTCCTCGATGTGCGCGACCGAGGGCGCCGGTGCGCGACCGTCGACGATGACGACCACGGTGGCCGCGGACGGCACCGTCAGCGGCACCAAATTCTTCGCCACACTGGGTGCGTTCGCCGATCGGTTCCTGGTGATCGCCCGCTCCGGCTCCCAGCCCGACGGCAGGGCGCTGTTGCGTGCCGTGCTCGTCCCCGCCGGTGCGTCCGCCGCGGTGACGCCCTTGCCCACGCTGCCGTTCGCGCCGGAGATCCCGCACGCCGAAGTCACCTTCGATGCCGCGCCGGGTGAACTGCTGCCCGGTGACGGCTATGCCGACTACCTGAAGCCGTTCCGGACGGTCGAGGACCTGCATGTGGTGGCCGCTGTGCTCGGCCAGCTCGTCCGGGTTGCCCGGTTAGCGCAGTGGCCCGCTGAGCCCGTAGAACAGCTGCTGGCACTGTTTGCGGCGGTACGTGGAGTCGGTGCCGAGGATCCGGGTTCCCCGGGCGTGCACATCGCGCTCGGCGGCATCTTCGATCGGCTGACCGCACTGCGGACCGAACTGGAGCCGCTGTGGGCGCCGGTGGATCCGGAAATCAGGAAGCGCTGGGAGCGTGATGCGCCGCTGCTCGGGGTCGCGGGCAAGGTCAGGGCGGCACGGTTGGCGACCGCGTGGCGCGCGTCGGCCGTCAGTCGGTCCTGGTGA
- a CDS encoding DLW-39 family protein has translation MKIVLMVGVVIAVLIGVSKFRKRDDADLWREVTTR, from the coding sequence ATGAAGATTGTCCTCATGGTCGGTGTTGTGATCGCCGTTCTCATCGGTGTCAGCAAATTCCGCAAGCGCGATGACGCAGACCTCTGGCGTGAGGTCACCACCCGCTGA
- a CDS encoding DUF3566 domain-containing protein, producing MTTPNQSNDDRNQTNGVTERIATSPIPPRPIPRQGGPAEGGAAPESGAAGTDSFDGKGSKSSPYQDGWAQLPQREPQSNLYRPGESPSQGRPSSGAPGGGGLKGSGASNARTTADLAAKAARKEAAMVKSVGIDGPTRSIARPELVKDMPDLSDVRHPAPEAPMAPPGLPMAPQPQHNMGPSARAAAASTVSPAVPVAIAAAASGEPLRATVQIRRIDPWSTLKITLVISVALFFVWMLAVGLLYIVLAGMGVWDNLDNSLGEMLNQEGSSSSLIDAGTVFGYAGVIGLINVVLFTALATVGVFIYNQCCDLVGGIQVTLADPD from the coding sequence TTGACCACACCGAATCAGTCGAACGACGATCGGAACCAGACCAACGGCGTCACCGAGCGGATCGCCACGTCTCCGATCCCGCCGCGGCCGATCCCACGCCAGGGCGGTCCGGCCGAGGGCGGCGCGGCGCCGGAATCCGGTGCGGCCGGGACCGATTCGTTCGACGGCAAGGGCAGCAAATCGTCGCCCTACCAGGACGGGTGGGCTCAGCTTCCGCAGCGTGAACCGCAGTCGAACCTGTACCGGCCCGGCGAATCGCCGAGCCAGGGGCGGCCGTCGTCCGGGGCGCCGGGCGGCGGCGGCCTCAAGGGCAGCGGGGCGTCCAACGCCCGCACCACGGCGGACCTGGCGGCCAAGGCGGCTCGCAAGGAAGCGGCGATGGTGAAGTCCGTCGGCATCGACGGGCCGACCCGCAGCATCGCGCGTCCGGAACTGGTCAAGGACATGCCCGACCTGTCCGATGTGCGCCACCCGGCACCCGAGGCGCCGATGGCGCCCCCCGGGCTGCCGATGGCGCCGCAGCCCCAGCACAACATGGGGCCGAGCGCGCGAGCGGCCGCGGCGAGCACTGTCTCGCCCGCGGTGCCGGTGGCGATCGCGGCCGCGGCCTCGGGTGAGCCACTACGCGCGACCGTGCAGATCCGCCGGATCGACCCGTGGTCGACCCTGAAGATCACCCTCGTGATCAGTGTCGCGCTGTTCTTCGTGTGGATGCTGGCCGTGGGCCTGCTCTACATCGTGCTGGCGGGCATGGGCGTCTGGGACAACCTGGACAACTCGCTGGGCGAGATGCTGAATCAGGAGGGCAGTTCGTCGAGCCTGATCGACGCGGGCACGGTGTTCGGCTACGCCGGTGTGATCGGCTTGATCAACGTGGTGCTGTTCACCGCGCTGGCCACGGTCGGCGTGTTCATCTACAACCAGTGCTGCGATCTGGTCGGTGGCATCCAGGTAACCCTGGCCGATCCCGACTAG
- the gyrA gene encoding DNA gyrase subunit A: protein MTETTLPPSGGAGDRTEPVDIQTEMQNSYIDYAMSVIVGRALPDVRDGLKPVHRRVLYAMYDNGYRPDRGYVKSARPVAETMGNYHPHGDSSIYDTLVRMAQPWSLRYPLVDGQGNFGSRGNDGAAAMRYTECRLTPLAMEMLRDIDSETVDFVPNYDGRSQEPTVLPARVPALLMNGSNGIAVGMATNIPPHNLNELADAIYWALENYEADEESTLAACMERVKGPDFPTHGLIVGSQGIHDAYTTGRGSIRMRGVVEIEEDARGRTTIVITELPYQVNTDNFVNSIAEQVKDAKIAGISDIHDESSDRVGMRIVVTVKRDAVAKVVLNNLYKHTQLQTSFGANMLSIVDGVPRTLRLDQMIRYYVNHQLEVIVRRTRYLLRKAEERAHILRGLVKALDMLDQVIALIRGAANTDTARTGLMQLLDIDEIQSTAILDMQLRRLSALERQRIIDDLAKIEIEIADYQDILAKPERQRAIVRDELAEIVEKYGDDRRTRIIAADGDVADEDLIAREDVVVTITETGYAKRTKTDLYRSQKRGGKGVMGAGLKQDDIVKHFFVSSTHDWLLFFTNKGRVYRAKAYELPEANRTARGQHVANLLAFQPDEKIAQIIQLKTYEDAPYLVLATRAGLVKKSKLTDFDSNRSGGIVAVNLRDDDELVGAVLCSSDDDLLLVSAHGQSIRFAATDEALRPMGRATSGVQGMRFNTDDELLSLNVVRLETYLLVATAGGYAKRTAIEEYTAQGRGGKGVLTIQYDPKRGSLVGALIVDDEDELYAITSSGGVIRTAAKQVRKAGRQTKGVRLMNLADGDTLLAIARNADEPDPDQLLGDVASE from the coding sequence ATGACTGAGACCACGCTGCCACCGTCCGGCGGTGCGGGCGACCGGACCGAACCGGTCGACATCCAGACCGAAATGCAGAACAGCTACATCGACTACGCGATGAGCGTGATCGTGGGCCGTGCGCTGCCCGATGTGCGCGACGGCCTCAAGCCGGTGCACCGGCGGGTGCTCTACGCGATGTACGACAACGGCTACCGCCCCGATCGCGGCTACGTGAAGTCCGCGCGTCCGGTCGCCGAGACCATGGGTAACTACCACCCGCACGGCGACTCGTCGATCTACGACACCCTCGTGCGTATGGCCCAGCCCTGGTCGCTGCGCTATCCGCTGGTCGACGGCCAGGGCAACTTCGGTTCCCGCGGCAACGACGGCGCGGCCGCCATGCGTTACACCGAGTGCCGGCTGACGCCGCTCGCGATGGAGATGCTGCGCGATATCGACTCCGAGACGGTCGATTTCGTCCCGAACTACGACGGTCGCTCGCAGGAACCGACCGTGCTGCCCGCGCGCGTGCCCGCCCTGCTGATGAACGGTTCCAACGGCATCGCGGTCGGCATGGCGACCAACATCCCGCCGCACAACCTCAACGAGCTGGCCGACGCCATCTACTGGGCGCTGGAGAACTACGAGGCCGACGAGGAATCCACCCTCGCCGCCTGCATGGAACGGGTCAAGGGCCCGGATTTCCCGACACACGGCCTGATTGTCGGCAGCCAGGGCATCCACGACGCGTACACCACCGGTCGCGGTTCCATCCGCATGCGCGGTGTGGTGGAGATCGAGGAAGACGCGCGTGGTCGCACCACGATCGTCATCACCGAACTGCCGTACCAGGTCAACACCGACAACTTCGTCAACTCCATCGCCGAGCAGGTGAAGGACGCGAAGATCGCGGGTATCTCCGATATCCACGACGAGTCGTCGGACCGTGTCGGCATGCGCATCGTGGTCACGGTCAAGCGTGACGCGGTGGCCAAGGTGGTGCTGAACAACCTCTACAAGCACACCCAGCTGCAGACCAGCTTCGGCGCGAACATGCTCTCGATCGTCGACGGCGTCCCGCGCACCCTGCGGCTGGACCAGATGATTCGCTACTACGTGAATCACCAGCTCGAGGTCATCGTGCGGCGCACCCGCTACCTGCTGCGCAAGGCCGAGGAGCGGGCCCACATCCTGCGCGGCCTGGTCAAGGCCCTCGACATGCTCGACCAGGTCATCGCGTTGATCCGCGGGGCGGCCAACACCGACACCGCGCGCACCGGCCTGATGCAGCTGCTCGACATCGACGAGATCCAGTCGACCGCCATCCTCGACATGCAGCTGCGCCGGCTGTCGGCACTGGAACGTCAGCGCATCATCGACGATCTGGCCAAGATCGAGATCGAGATCGCCGACTACCAGGACATTCTCGCGAAGCCGGAGCGTCAGCGCGCGATCGTGCGCGACGAGCTGGCCGAGATCGTCGAGAAGTACGGCGACGATCGCCGGACCAGGATCATCGCCGCCGACGGTGACGTCGCCGACGAGGATCTGATCGCGCGCGAGGACGTGGTGGTCACGATCACCGAGACCGGCTACGCCAAGCGCACCAAGACCGACCTCTACCGCTCGCAGAAGCGCGGCGGTAAGGGCGTGATGGGCGCGGGTCTCAAGCAGGACGACATCGTCAAGCACTTCTTCGTGTCGTCCACACACGACTGGCTGCTGTTCTTCACCAACAAGGGTCGCGTCTACCGGGCGAAGGCCTACGAGCTGCCCGAGGCCAATCGGACCGCGCGCGGTCAGCACGTGGCCAACCTTCTCGCGTTCCAGCCGGACGAGAAGATCGCGCAGATCATCCAGCTCAAGACCTACGAGGATGCGCCGTACCTGGTGCTCGCGACACGCGCGGGCTTGGTGAAGAAGTCGAAACTCACAGATTTCGACTCCAACCGCTCCGGCGGCATCGTCGCGGTGAACCTGCGCGATGACGACGAATTGGTCGGTGCGGTGCTCTGCTCGTCCGACGATGACCTGCTCCTGGTCTCGGCGCACGGTCAGTCCATCCGTTTCGCGGCGACCGACGAGGCGCTGCGTCCGATGGGTCGCGCGACCTCCGGCGTGCAGGGTATGCGCTTCAACACCGACGACGAGCTGCTCTCGCTCAATGTGGTCCGTTTGGAGACATATCTGCTGGTCGCGACGGCCGGCGGGTACGCCAAGCGGACCGCGATCGAGGAGTACACCGCGCAGGGACGTGGCGGAAAAGGCGTATTGACAATCCAATACGATCCGAAGCGTGGCAGCCTGGTGGGTGCGCTCATCGTCGACGACGAGGACGAGTTGTACGCGATCACTTCCAGTGGTGGCGTCATCCGCACCGCAGCCAAGCAGGTTCGCAAGGCCGGACGCCAGACCAAGGGCGTGCGATTGATGAACCTCGCGGATGGCGATACCTTGCTAGCGATCGCGCGCAACGCCGACGAGCCCGATCCCGATCAGCTCCTCGGCGACGTGGCTTCGGAGTAA
- the gyrB gene encoding DNA topoisomerase (ATP-hydrolyzing) subunit B translates to MAANDSNASGNNSGYGASSITVLEGLEAVRKRPGMYIGSTGERGLHHLIWEVVDNSVDEAMAGHATKVEVTLLADGGVEVIDDGRGIPVGMHAQGVPTIEVVMTQLHAGGKFDSDSYAVSGGLHGVGISVVNALSTKVEVEIDVDGYHWTQTYKDAKPGKLAQGEATKATGTTVRFWADPDIFETTTYNFETVARRLQEMAFLNKGLTIKLTDERVAVGDVIDEVVSETAEAPKDAEVVAAEAAEHKVKTRTYHYPGGLVDFVRHINRTKSAIHNSVVGYTVKGTGHELEVAMQWNSGYSESVHTFANTINTHEGGTHEEGFRAALTTVVNKYAKEKKLLKEKDGNLTGDDIREGLAAIVSVKVGEPQFEGQTKTKLGNTEVKSFVQRACNEHLQHWFEANPADAKTIVQKAVSSAQARMAARKARELVRRKSATDLGGLPGKLADCRSKDPGKCEIYIVEGDSAGGSAKSGRDSMYQAILPLRGKIINVEKARIDRVLKNNEVQSIITAFGTGIHDEFDIAKLRYNKIILMADADVDGQHIATLLLTLLFRFMRPLVEHGHVYLAQPPLYKLKWMRSDPEFAYSDRERDALVEAGLAAGKKINKDDGIQRYKGLGEMNAKELWETTMDPSVRVLRQVTLDDAAAADELFSVLMGEDVEARRSFITRNAKDVRFLDV, encoded by the coding sequence GTGGCTGCCAACGACTCCAACGCATCGGGCAACAATTCAGGCTACGGTGCCTCTTCCATCACGGTCCTCGAAGGCCTCGAGGCGGTGCGCAAGCGCCCTGGCATGTACATCGGTTCCACCGGTGAACGCGGTCTGCATCACCTCATCTGGGAGGTTGTGGACAACTCGGTCGACGAGGCGATGGCCGGCCACGCCACCAAGGTCGAGGTGACCTTGCTCGCCGACGGCGGCGTCGAGGTGATCGACGACGGTCGCGGTATCCCGGTCGGGATGCACGCCCAGGGCGTGCCGACGATCGAGGTCGTCATGACCCAGCTGCACGCCGGTGGCAAGTTCGACTCCGACTCCTACGCGGTGTCGGGCGGTCTGCACGGTGTCGGTATCTCGGTGGTGAACGCGCTCTCGACCAAGGTCGAGGTCGAGATCGACGTCGACGGCTACCACTGGACCCAGACCTACAAGGACGCCAAGCCCGGCAAGCTCGCGCAGGGCGAGGCGACCAAGGCCACCGGCACCACGGTGCGGTTCTGGGCAGATCCGGACATCTTCGAGACCACGACCTACAACTTCGAGACCGTGGCGCGGCGCCTGCAGGAGATGGCCTTCCTGAACAAGGGCCTCACCATCAAGCTCACCGACGAGCGGGTCGCGGTCGGCGACGTCATCGACGAAGTGGTCAGCGAGACCGCCGAGGCTCCCAAGGACGCCGAGGTCGTCGCCGCGGAAGCGGCCGAGCACAAGGTGAAGACCCGCACCTACCACTACCCGGGCGGCCTGGTGGACTTCGTCCGCCACATCAACCGCACCAAGTCGGCCATCCACAACTCGGTCGTCGGTTACACGGTCAAGGGCACCGGCCACGAGCTCGAGGTCGCGATGCAGTGGAACTCGGGCTACTCCGAGTCGGTCCACACCTTCGCCAACACGATCAACACCCATGAGGGCGGCACCCACGAAGAGGGTTTCCGCGCGGCGCTTACCACGGTGGTCAACAAGTACGCCAAGGAGAAGAAGCTCCTCAAGGAGAAGGACGGCAACCTCACCGGTGACGACATCCGCGAGGGCCTGGCCGCCATCGTGAGCGTCAAGGTCGGCGAGCCGCAGTTCGAGGGCCAGACCAAGACCAAGCTCGGCAACACCGAGGTCAAGTCGTTCGTGCAGCGCGCGTGCAACGAGCACCTGCAGCACTGGTTCGAGGCCAACCCGGCCGACGCGAAGACCATCGTGCAGAAGGCGGTGTCCTCGGCGCAGGCCAGGATGGCCGCCCGTAAGGCGCGCGAGCTGGTGCGCCGCAAGTCGGCGACCGACCTGGGCGGGCTGCCGGGCAAGCTGGCCGACTGCCGGTCCAAGGATCCGGGCAAGTGCGAGATCTACATCGTCGAGGGCGACTCCGCCGGTGGTTCGGCGAAGTCGGGCCGCGACTCGATGTACCAGGCGATCCTGCCGCTGCGCGGCAAGATCATCAACGTCGAGAAGGCCCGCATCGACCGCGTCCTCAAGAACAACGAGGTCCAGTCGATCATCACCGCGTTCGGCACCGGTATCCACGACGAGTTCGATATCGCCAAGCTGCGCTACAACAAGATCATCCTGATGGCCGACGCCGACGTGGACGGTCAGCACATCGCGACGCTGCTGCTCACGCTGCTGTTCCGCTTCATGCGTCCGCTGGTCGAGCACGGTCACGTGTACCTGGCCCAGCCGCCGCTGTACAAGCTCAAGTGGATGCGGTCCGATCCCGAGTTCGCCTACTCCGACCGTGAGCGCGACGCGCTGGTCGAGGCCGGGCTGGCCGCGGGCAAGAAGATCAACAAGGACGACGGGATCCAGCGCTACAAGGGTCTGGGCGAGATGAACGCCAAGGAGCTGTGGGAGACCACGATGGATCCCTCGGTGCGGGTGCTTCGTCAGGTGACGCTCGACGACGCGGCCGCGGCCGACGAGCTGTTCTCCGTGCTGATGGGCGAGGACGTGGAGGCACGTCGCAGCTTCATCACCCGCAATGCCAAGGACGTCCGTTTCCTCGATGTGTAA
- a CDS encoding DUF721 family protein — protein sequence MPEEPAPELRGIDLARRALEEARAAAKASGKSVGQGRASPVRKLRAGGRRRSGWSGSGPDARDPQLLGALSGTLAKNRGWSGKVAEGTVFGSWPRVVGEDIASHATPVTLENGVLKIAAESTAWATQLRMLQSQILAKINAAVGHGVVTSLRITGPAAPSWRKGDRHIKGRGPRDTYG from the coding sequence GTGCCGGAAGAACCCGCACCGGAGCTGCGCGGCATCGATCTGGCCCGCCGGGCGCTGGAAGAGGCGCGGGCCGCGGCCAAGGCCAGCGGCAAGTCCGTGGGGCAGGGCAGAGCCTCCCCGGTGCGCAAGTTGCGGGCCGGTGGCAGACGTCGCAGCGGCTGGTCCGGGTCGGGCCCCGATGCCCGTGATCCCCAACTGCTCGGTGCGCTCAGCGGCACGCTCGCGAAGAATCGTGGCTGGTCAGGCAAGGTAGCCGAGGGCACGGTGTTCGGCAGCTGGCCGCGCGTGGTCGGTGAGGACATCGCCTCCCACGCCACTCCGGTGACCCTGGAGAACGGTGTGCTCAAGATCGCCGCCGAGTCCACCGCGTGGGCCACCCAGCTGCGCATGTTGCAGAGCCAGATTCTTGCCAAGATCAATGCCGCGGTCGGTCACGGCGTGGTGACGTCGCTGCGCATCACCGGCCCCGCCGCGCCGAGCTGGCGCAAGGGCGATCGTCACATCAAGGGCCGCGGCCCGCGCGATACCTACGGGTAG